From the Lepus europaeus isolate LE1 chromosome 12, mLepTim1.pri, whole genome shotgun sequence genome, one window contains:
- the TSTD2 gene encoding thiosulfate sulfurtransferase/rhodanese-like domain-containing protein 2: MPSCTSPDQGEDLETCVLRFSDLDLKDTSLSRPNSNLKAELDGSTKKKYSFAKKKAFALFVKTKEVPTRPLGGKEKWWQCCQHLFTDRSSIHRHVATQHADEMYQQTASVLKQLAVTLSTSKSLTAADQQNPVEGHLPRSHDVSAWLPDTSCISANELISGQGSDEGEVLLYYCYCDLEDPRWVCAWQTALCQQLHLTGKVRIAKEGINGTVGGSTLATRLYVEVMLSCPLFKGYLCEDDFKTSRGGACCFPELRVGVFEEIVPMGISPDKTSYKKPGIHLSPSEFHKEVEKFLSQANQEQSDTILLDCRNFYESKIGRFQGCLAPDIRKFSYFPDYVDKNLDVFREKKVLMYCTGGIRCERGSAYLKAKGVCKEVFQLKGGIHKYLEEFPDGFYRGKLFVFDDRYALCYNSDVVSECSYCGAPWDQYKLCSTTQCRQLVLTCPACQGQGFTACCVTCQDKGGRQAPGSTQHSFKEECECTARRPRIPREHMAGMPPCGPCS, translated from the exons ATGCCTTCTTGCACTTCACCAGACCAGGGAGAGGACCTGGAGACCTGTGTTCTAAGGTTTTCTGACCTGGATTTAAAAGATACAAGTCTTAGTAGGCCCAACAGCAATCTCAAAGCAGAGTTAGATGGCAGTACCAAGAAGAAATACTCATTTGCAAAGAAAAAG GCTTTTGCCCTTTTTGTCAAAACCAAAGAAGTTCCAACACGTCCTTTAGGAGGTAAAGAAAAATGGTGGCAATGCTGTCAGCACCTGTTCACAGACCGGAGCAGCATCCATAGGCACGTGGCAACACAACATGCTGATGAAATGTACCAGCAGACTGCGTCTGTTTTAAAGCAGCTGGCTGTGACCCTGAGCACGTCAAAGAGCCTTACGGCTGCTGACCAACAAAACCCCGTGGAAGGGCACCTTCCTCGCAGCCATGACGTGTCTGCTTGGCTCCCTGATACAAGCTGCATCAGTGCTAATGAGCTGATAAG TGGCCAGGGCAGTGATGAAGGGGAGGTGCTTCTCTATTACTGCTACTGTGACCTGGAGGATCCGCGCTGGGTGTGTGCCTGGCAGACAGCTCTGTGTCAGCAGCTGCACCTCACGGGCAAG GTTCGAATCGCTAAAGAGGGGATCAATGGGACAGTTGGTGGAAGCACATTGGCCACGAGACTCTACGTGGAAGTCATGCTTTCTTGTCCATTATTTAAGGGCTATCTCTGTGAGGATGATTTTAAG ACCAGCAGAGGAGGAGCTTGCTGTTTCCCAGAACTGCGCGTCGGTGTGTTTGAAGAGATTGTGCCCATGGGGATCAGCCCAGATAAGACCTCCTACAAGAAGCCTG gAATTCATTTATCTCCAAGTGAATTTCATAAAGAAGTAGAAAAGTTTTTATCTCAGGCCAATCAAGAACAAAGTGATACTATTCTACTAGATTGCAGAAACTTCTATGAAAGCAAAATA GGACGGTTCCAGGGCTGCTTAGCCCCAGACATCAGGAAATTCAGCTATTTCCCTGACTATGTCGACAAAAATCTGGATGTTTTCAGAGAGAAGAAGGTGCTGATGTACTGCACTGGGGGCATCCGTTGTGAGCGGGGTTCAGCCTACCTCAAAGCCAAG GGAGTGTGTAAGGAAGTGTTCCAGCTCAAGGGTGGCATCCACAAgtatctggaagagtttcctgaTGGTTTTTACAGAGGGaagttgtttgtttttgatgACCGTTACGCCCTGTGCTACAACAGTGATGTGGTGTCAG AATGTTCATACTGTGGAGCCCCCTGGGACCAGTATAAACTCTGCTCTACCACACAGTGTCGCCAGCTTGTGTTGACCTGCCCTGCCTGTCAAGGACAAGGATTCACAGCCTGTTGTGTCACGTGTCAAGACAAAGGGGGCAGGCAGGCCCCAGGCTCCACCCAACACAGCTTTAAGGAGGAATGTGAGTGCACAGCCCGGCGGCCGCGCATACCGAGGGAACACATGGCAGGCATGCCTCCCTGTGGGCCATGCTCATAG